gttcaatcccaggtggggggacactgctgctgtacccttgagcaaggtactttacctagattgctccagtaaaaacccaactgtataaatggggaattgtatgtaaaaaataatgtgatatcttgtaacaattgtaagtcgccctggataagggcgtctgcgaagaaataaataataataataataataaataataaagtcgcTTTAAGTCTGCTGAAAGATCTCTCCCTGGCTCTGCTAGGGAACCCCTGCTTACTGAGTATGGAGGAGCTGAGGGCGGAGGTGGGCAGGCTGCAGTACAGGGAGCACAGACGCTTCACCGTCCAGGGATCCATCATCGCGGCGCGCTACTGTCGACCgggggagaggcagggggagCAGGGGCGGCTCAGCACCTCCAGAGCAGGACTGGTAAGAGAGGAAGACATCGTGGAATCGCTGGAGGCAGTCCAGATCTGATGGGGGGTTAATCTGCAAACAAAGAGAGTTTCAGGGTCCTCATTCCCTGTGTTAAGTTTGGAGCAAACCCTCCTGCATTGTAAACGTGGGTGTAACAAATATTTTTCAAGTTCTGTAGCCAAAAGTCTCTTAAAGGAACACggtcctgatttttttttaatgttggtgGTCTGCATTGCTGTTTATGTTGCACTCAGTAACTTGCTGGtcccagtggttagagaaaaaggggtcttgataccagcaggttcaaatcctggctcactgactctctgtgtgtgtgtgtgaccctgagcaagtcactgaacctccttgtgctccgtccttcggatgagacgtcaaacaaacgagctcctattggaagtgactctgcagcagcagcagcagcagttgttgatgatgcatagctcaccccccccctagtctctgtgagtcgctttggatcGAAGGGTCTTTCTAAAGGACTCAACAGTAACTCCCTGCTCTCTCCGGTCTGTGCTGTTCAGGCAGAGTTCTCCACTCGTCATTACTCTTCTGCTTCCTCCCTCGACTCGACGTCTCTCGAACCCCACTGCAGTCCAGTCGGCTCTCCAGAAATCCCGTTCTCTCCTCACTACCTCCGGATCAGGTAAGTGCAATCCCTCTCCTTTCAtttcctttcctctcctctcctctcctttcctgcAAACTCTCATAAGGCTCCTGTTCTAACCCGCAGTGTATCTCTGCACAGAGCCATTGCAGggctgggaataagactcctgttgcatagcagtttcacccattccttccaggttttactgcgagcTTGATTTAGCCacacagtgtgtacaggtaacaagctcaggtgcgtggctttattaaactcacagtaaaaccaggaatggatcaggtGTGTGTCTCGTAGGTAAACCGGCAGCGTCTCCTTGTTTTCCAGCAGCACTCCCAAGCAGAGCCCTCCCAGGAGGAGCCCCAGAAAGAGGCCACTGGGAAAGTGTAGGAGAAAAACCGAGACGCCCCGGAAAaggtgcgtgtgcgtgtgcgtgtgtgtgcgtgagcgtgtgtgcgtgtgtatgtccTGGAGCTGTGCCTGTTCTTCCATCCTCTGTGCgaggcaatgtttttttttattttaattttttttggtttttattttaaatgttgataATAATCtgggaatctctctctctctctctctctctctttctctgtctctcctctctctatcaTGCTCTCTCTCTTTCGCGCTCTCACTCACTCTCTtgcgctctcactctctctctctcctctccccctctctctcctctcccccctgtctctctctcctctcccccctctccctctctctctctctctgtctctctctttctcctctctctcttcctctctcttcctctctctctctcctctctctctctctctctctctctctctctctctctctctctctccaggctcgCTCTGACCTCCCAGTTCAAATCCAGCCCAGCACagagcagacaggcagacaggagcCTGCGGCAATCCACTGCAAGCTGCAGCCTGGCAGGTTTGGGACAAAAGACTTTTCTAAAGTCTTCGTGTAGCCAGCAAAATATCCTCTCCCAGGAAGCGCAAGCTAATCTGAAGGCATGGCTTGCAAACTGAGATTTTTCTTTAACCCAGCGTAGAACCAGATGATAGCGTGTTTTAAGTCCATGTTTGCTAAACTGCGTGTTTGAGCCTGTGTAGTGAACGGGGGCACTAAACTGAgtattgagaaagacttctagtggaaacgttagccattgaatttacactgaagacactgagaaagacttctagtggaaacgttagccattgaatttacactgaagacgctgagaaagacttctagtggaaacgttagtcattgaatttacactgaagacactgagaaagacttctagtggaaacgttagccattgaatttacactgaagacgctgagaaagacttctagtggaaacgttagccattgaatttacactgaagacactgagaaagacttctagtggaaacgttagtcattgaattcacactgaagacactgagaaagacttctagtggaaacgttagtcattgaattttttattttagtatttcagggctggaaataagactcctattgcacagcagtttcacccattcctagATTAATACAAGCTTCAGATGAGTCTCAATAAACTTCACGTCATTTCAAGCCACTTTGATTAATAATTATTTGCTCTGCAGACTTTATCATAGAGCAGATTTGCTCAGAGTTTCAGCTGAGCTCCGATGAGGAAGAGCAGGAGATGCAGGCTGAAGACCCAGCCCTCCTCTCCCCACCCCCTGGAGCGAGACCCCTGGCCTGGTCCGGCCGCTGCTGGCAGGGGGAGAGgctggggggggcgggggtgctCCCCGAAACTGTACCCCGCAGATACAACCACGCGCAATGGGAGCTCCAAACCAGAGCAGCCGGACTGCAGCCTGCCTGCCTCTCGCACACCCTGCCTGAGCCAGCCCGAGAGCTGGAGAGCTTCTCCCCAGCCAGCAGCTACCACGGGTGCTACAGCGTCACGATCCTGGGTAGGAGACCCCCAGAGAAACCACTGGGATCAGTCCCAGTACAGCAGGGGGCACCTGGAGGGCTCTCGTTCCACCCCGAGCGCTCAATTTGACTTTGATTCACCTAACTATTTAATTATGAATTGGACACACTTTCCTTCATGTTTTATAGGCAGTGTATCTTGATTGAATCTTGAAAAAACAATAGACTAAAAGACCATATTAAATATATCCAATTGAACAAAATAATTAGATCGATTTCATGCTAATTGAGAGCTTGAGTTGGAATGAAATCCGGACGGACTGGAGTCGCTGCGGCACAGCCatggtaataagactcccgttTTCACAGCCCTTCCacccgttcctggttttactaccagcttgatcagccccacagtgtgtctaggcaacaagctgaGGACCGTCTGTACCATTGAACTCGTTATTGCAAAAACCCGGAATGGATCAAACGGCTTTGAAGGAATGGATATTTTTGGAGACTTTATAATAACAGTTGAACGGTGACTTCAATTTTAAAAGTAACTTGCAGCCACTGTGAGAACCGTTTTAACACAATACTGCAGATTTTCAATTTTGATAGAGGTTGATTAAATGGGAATTGGGGGAAGTGGGGTTCATGTTGCTGGGAGACTAAACCCTGCGTTTTCTGCTGCCCTCTACAGGTTTGAATGAACGCCTGGCTGTTGATGCCGTCTTTTTACCCACAATGCCCGCGGGCCCCCACGCTGTACCTCACGAGAACAGCCTGGCGTCTGTGTTGGCACACGGGGGCCCATCCCCCTCCAGACCCCCCCCAGCTCCAGGTAAGGGACAGCTACAGGTTTTAACCCCTTCAGGAGCACAAGGAATCAAACGCTTGTTCTGCAAACAGTTCcttcttaaaaatacattttgaaagcgACTCACTCaagaggaggaaactgaccaccTGGATCCAGCCTGTCAGTACATTtcaaaccctgtttcgtgcaccaaaaccgggtttatttttttttttgtggtggggatgtcccttgtacctttttttttaaattcctttatCTGTAGAACTACGAAAAAAAAACTTATTGAACTATTAACAAGcttctggcttgcttgttatccccaagcaaagcGCTCCACACTCTGAGAGCTTGTTCAGCATCACAGCCCCCGACTCTCtggagcattattattattattattattattattattattattattattattagtttattcagcagacgcctttatccaaggcgacttacagagactcgggtgtgtgaactatgcatcagctgcagagtcacttacaactacgtctcacccgaaagacggagcacaaggaggtgaagtgacttgctcagggtcacacaatgagtcagtggctgagctgggatttgaaccctcTAGACCCGCTTGTTCTCGCTCGCTTTCAGTGCTCTTCAAGCCTGgtatctggggcagcagtgtggagtagtggtcagggctctggactcttgaccggagggtcgtgggttcaatcccaggtgggggacactgctgctgtacccttgtctaaattgctatttcaggttttccatcttattcgtatgattctgtatgacacacgcatccacaatgtctagaattcacatcctagccttgcaTTTCATGTATTACCTATCTTGtgaagcactttgtgatggtagtccactatgaaaggcgctatagaaaataaagattgactgattgaagaataataataataataataataataataataataataataatcaagattCTGTAACCTTTTcattgacaactttttttttttttcccccagaggaCCTCATCGCTACAGCACCAGCTCTGGCTAATAAACACTTCCTGTTTGTTTTGGACATCAGCCAGCAGGGGGCAGAGAGACTGGAGGTGGTCCTGAACCGCGCCTACCCCTCCCCCTAgaccccccgccccgccccactCCTCCAGGACGAGGGGAGTCCgatccagggggggggggggggctctcctTTAAACACCTGCAGAGATCGATTCTTTTGAATTCTCGTGGTtcagtttgggtttttttttttacttcttcttCAGTTGCTGAAACCCTTTCGCTTTTGTGATTATCTGGGTTCAGTCGATCTCATGTCAGTTCTCTGaggcagacggacagacagacagctggaACGTTTCATTTCAAAGAGATTAAACACCCGTTTGTTTGATGTTTCTCTAACGTCGTTTCATCGTGTTCTGATGACttctgttgttgttatttattaatattattaatatttgttattgttttgataataaaaaattacattcagtagttaagtgttttttttattctcttggTCTATTGCAGCAGACTGTGGCACAGATAAGTTATGCAGAAAATTACAATTGACTAACTATAAAATACTAGTTTTAGATGGACATTAAAACTCCATATTAAACAGCgtattcaaaataatacaataactaTCGCTGTGTAACTGAAACAGTAACGGTCCGTGTTACTCAGTTGTGATTGGTTTGCACAGCCGTGCGCACGTGTATTAGAACACGCCATTGCTTCTGTAGAGTCGATTTGCTGTGCTTgtgaaatcaaaccgctggagCTGAAAATCTTTGGGAGATCAATGACACACCTGGAGCTGCTGTGCtagatttgcacactgctgtccaTACCCAGACTGAACCTGGTAGACAATGCAGCCTTTTAGAACCGGAACTCAGAACCTCAGAACTGTCTCCGTGTTCTTAGAACACGCCTCTGCGAGTCGctcaggttttcatgcaggcaggcaATACACCCCTGAAGTAACTTCCAGAGCTGTGTGTTATCgaaagcgactcacagagactagggggggtgaactctgcatcatcatcaactgctgctgctgcagagtcgcttccaataggagctcgtttgtttgacgtctcatccgaaggacggagcacaaggaggttcagtgacttgctcagggtcacacacacacacacacaagtatcaaacccccttttctctaaccgctggaccCCAAAACACAACCGCTGTAGCAAGAACGCACATCAAACCAGGAGACGCGAACGTGTTTTATTTGGAAATGCGTTCagtaacacacacgcacacacacacacacacacacacacacacacacacacacacacagagacgttaTTGCACAGGTTAGTGTAAACAATGTCAAGTACAGTAATTGAATTCGTATTTCAGGAGCTCTCCTCCCGGTCACTAAGCAGTGGATACGGACGAGGGATAGGAACTCGTACATTTTAAGTGGTTATTACTAGAAATATAAGTCTAGGTTACCACTCCCATCACACGCATAAACGAGTATGCatcttttaaatgtgtgtttagtTATATAGACttacacctgttcagacagcatctgtaaacctcccAACTCTCAAcgatactggactatatggcacccagttgcaccagtacttgcatcagcttgttcTTAAAGGGTATAAAGGATATTTTTACTGTGTTTCGTGTTCCCatgcgttgctacaactgtttacgtgaggtgtgtgttgttttaattttatttttttacattgaccacttttttttttttttaacatttttgaattgcattccctgcctcaagatggcttcacgtgtacctgcatggaccgctcggaactgcatttcccatcatcctcctgctcactggtaaaatccatctcagttacatatgtgagcaggaggacgatgggaaatgtagttctgagaggtccatgcgggtacatgggaagccatcttgaagcagggaatgcaattcaaaaatgtaaaaaagtggtcaatgtatctctctctctctctctatgcaaAACCACATTCCTCGACTAATGAGGTTAATAGTTAGTATAAATACTGAGATTTGCTCGGATGTTTATTTGAATGGTTTAATCCTATTATAACAGAGACCCcttcaagtattattattattagtagtagtatattATCATGTCCATTAGAAAGcgctatttaaaacaaaaaccgcTTAAGATTGACCTTTGTTTAACACTTAAATAATTtaaccaccaaaaaaaaacatacattacggaaaacaataataatactaaggtttgtgtgtgtgtgtggctactGTCCGTTTCAATATCTCACGAACCGCAATGACACGCAGTTCAAAATATCGGAAGAGTCGGGAAAAACCGAGTCCACCCGAAAGCCTTCGGCTAGCGCCAGCTGCAGCATCCATTCTACGAAGCTCCGGGCGTCCTGCACAACTGTGCTCTCGGTGGACGGGACGGGGGCGACTGTCAGCCGCCGGTAGCCGTGCTTGTTGAACAGCTCCACCGGCATTTCGGCCGGCCGAGGGGTCCACTGGAGCCGCAGGCAGTTCGGCTGTCCCTCCTCGGCTTGCGGGGGCACGGCGCCCTCTGGGGTCTGGTAAGAGAAACTGCGGCACAGCAGCTCCACCGCCGCACGGGACGTGCAGAACACATTCGCGGTGTAAATTTGGACCGTGCAGCTGAAGAGCTCGAAGTTTTCGGGGCTCCTTTTCAAGTTGAAGTGCAGCGTCCGGGCTTGGCATCTCACGTCCGCGGTAAGGACGGCGCTTCTCCCCGCCGCTTGCAGGAAACCGGATTCGTGTTGAGCCAGTTCCTCCAGCAGAGGTCTGATCTGGTAAAAATCCGCTTCTCGTTTCAGCAGCTGCATTTCGCTGAAGTCCCGCGGGAGGTCCAGCGAGCTAGACCGGAGGTAGTTGAGGATGTGCCGAAAGACTTCGCCGTCCCGGTCGATAAAGAAGTTTCCCTTTCGGTCCTTCAGAAGAGGCAGCTTCCCTCTGAACATCGCCCCGAGCATGGAGTCCTGGAAGCGAGTCAGAGTCGACAGCGTTGTCGTGTAAATTTGCCCGCCTACGTTTATCGAGACGGGATCTTGAAACTCGGTTTTATCCGGGTTGTTCGAGTTTAACATACTGTTTTTGTTGTTCAAtcttttaaatgttctctttttttttaaaaaaagtt
This DNA window, taken from Acipenser ruthenus unplaced genomic scaffold, fAciRut3.2 maternal haplotype, whole genome shotgun sequence, encodes the following:
- the LOC117404626 gene encoding BTB/POZ domain-containing protein KCTD21-like; the protein is MLNSNNPDKTEFQDPVSINVGGQIYTTTLSTLTRFQDSMLGAMFRGKLPLLKDRKGNFFIDRDGEVFRHILNYLRSSSLDLPRDFSEMQLLKREADFYQIRPLLEELAQHESGFLQAAGRSAVLTADVRCQARTLHFNLKRSPENFELFSCTVQIYTANVFCTSRAAVELLCRSFSYQTPEGAVPPQAEEGQPNCLRLQWTPRPAEMPVELFNKHGYRRLTVAPVPSTESTVVQDARSFVEWMLQLALAEGFRVDSVFPDSSDILNCVSLRFVRY